One genomic segment of Peromyscus leucopus breed LL Stock chromosome 23, UCI_PerLeu_2.1, whole genome shotgun sequence includes these proteins:
- the Ift22 gene encoding intraflagellar transport protein 22 homolog isoform X1, whose product MLKAKILFVGPCESGKTVLANFLTESSDITEYNPTQGVRILEFENPHVTSNNKGTGCEFELWDCGGDSKFESCWPALMKDAHGVVIVFNADIPSHLKEIEMWYSCFVQQQFLQDSHCMLVAHHKPGSGGDKGSLALSPPLNKLKLVHSNLEEDPEEVRVEFIKYLKSIINSMSESRDREEMLIIT is encoded by the exons ATGCTGAAGGCCAAGATCCTCTTCGTGGGGCCCTGCGAG AGTGGCAAAACGGTGTTGGCCAACTTTCTGACTGAGTCATCGGACATCACTGAATACAACCCAACACAGGGTGTGAG GATCCTGGAGTTTGAGAACCCACATGTCACCAGCAACAACAAAGGCACGGGCTGTGAGTTCGAGCTCTGGGACTGTGGTGGTGACTCTAA GTTTGAGTCCTGCTGGCCAGCCCTGATGAAGGATGCTCATGGAGTGGTGATCGTCTTTAATGCTGACATCCCAAGCCACCTAAAGGAAATTGAAATGTGGTATTCCTGCTTCGTCCAGCAACAGTTCCTCCAAGACAGTCACTGCATGCTTGTGGCCCACCACAAACCGGGCTCTGGAGGAGACAAGGGCAGCCTGGCTTTGT CTCCCCCCTTGAACAAGCTGAAGCTGGTGCACTCAAACCTGGAGGAAGACCCCGAGGAGGTCCGGGTGGAATTCATCAAGTATTTAAAAAGCATCATCAACTCCATGTCAGAGAGCAGAGACCGCGAGGAGATGCTCATCATCACCTAG
- the Ift22 gene encoding intraflagellar transport protein 22 homolog isoform X2 has product MKDAHGVVIVFNADIPSHLKEIEMWYSCFVQQQFLQDSHCMLVAHHKPGSGGDKGSLALSPPLNKLKLVHSNLEEDPEEVRVEFIKYLKSIINSMSESRDREEMLIIT; this is encoded by the exons ATGAAGGATGCTCATGGAGTGGTGATCGTCTTTAATGCTGACATCCCAAGCCACCTAAAGGAAATTGAAATGTGGTATTCCTGCTTCGTCCAGCAACAGTTCCTCCAAGACAGTCACTGCATGCTTGTGGCCCACCACAAACCGGGCTCTGGAGGAGACAAGGGCAGCCTGGCTTTGT CTCCCCCCTTGAACAAGCTGAAGCTGGTGCACTCAAACCTGGAGGAAGACCCCGAGGAGGTCCGGGTGGAATTCATCAAGTATTTAAAAAGCATCATCAACTCCATGTCAGAGAGCAGAGACCGCGAGGAGATGCTCATCATCACCTAG